Part of the Mycobacteriales bacterium genome is shown below.
GGCATGATCACGTTCTGGACCACCCGGGTCAGCGCGATCTACGACACGTACTTCACCGCCGAGCTGCTGCTGTCCGGCCGGCTGGTGCCGCTGGCGCTGCTGCCGGCGTGGGCGGCGGGGCTGGCCGACGTGCTGCCGTTCAAGTACACGTTCGGCTATCCGATCGAGGTGCTGGCGGGGTCGCTGTCCACCCGGGAGCTGTTCGTCGGGCTGGCGTTCCAGGCGGCGTGGATCGCGATCGGGGCGCTGCTGGTCGCGGTCGTCTGGCGGGTCGGCGTGCGCCGCTTCGGCTCGGTGGGCGCCTGATGGGCACGCTGCGGCTGGCCGGGACGTTCCTGCGGATCGGCATCATGAACGAGCTGCAATACCGGGTGAACTTCGCGTTCAGCCTGGTGCAGTCGCTGATCTCGGTCGGCACCTCGATCGCGGTGCTGGCGCTGGTCTTCGGCAACACCGACTCGCTGCGCGGCTGGAGCGCCGGCGAGCTGCTCGTCGTCATGGGCGTGTACGTGCTGGTGGGCGGGTTGATCAAGATGCTCATCCAGCCCAACATGCAGCAGCTCATGGAGGACGTGCAGCGCGGGACGCTCGACTTCGTGCTGACGAAGCCCGCGGACGGGCAGTTGCTGGTCAGCGTCCGGCGGGTGCAGCTGTGGCAGGGCGTGGACATCCTCGTCGGCGGCGCGCTCATCGTCGTGGCGACGGTCCGGCTGCCGGGCACGGTGTCCGTGCTCGACGTGCTGTCGTTCGCGCTCGCGCTGCCGCTCGGTGCGGTGGCGATCTACTGCTTCTGGCTGCTGCTGACCACCATCGCGTTCTGGGTGACGCGGCTCGACCCGATCGTCGAGCTGTTCGACGGGATGTACCAGGCCGGGCGGTGGCCGGTGTCGGTCTACCCCGGCTGGCTGCAGATCGGGTTCACCGTGCTCGTGCCGCTCGCGTTCGCCGTCA
Proteins encoded:
- a CDS encoding ABC-2 family transporter protein — translated: GMITFWTTRVSAIYDTYFTAELLLSGRLVPLALLPAWAAGLADVLPFKYTFGYPIEVLAGSLSTRELFVGLAFQAAWIAIGALLVAVVWRVGVRRFGSVGA
- a CDS encoding ABC-2 family transporter protein, which codes for MGTLRLAGTFLRIGIMNELQYRVNFAFSLVQSLISVGTSIAVLALVFGNTDSLRGWSAGELLVVMGVYVLVGGLIKMLIQPNMQQLMEDVQRGTLDFVLTKPADGQLLVSVRRVQLWQGVDILVGGALIVVATVRLPGTVSVLDVLSFALALPLGAVAIYCFWLLLTTIAFWVTRLDPIVELFDGMYQAGRWPVSVYPGWLQIGFTVLVPLAFAVTVPASALAGHSSGWLVLGSVAFTAALAALTRWVWHRALHRYSGASS